Proteins from a single region of Hordeum vulgare subsp. vulgare chromosome 6H, MorexV3_pseudomolecules_assembly, whole genome shotgun sequence:
- the LOC123406081 gene encoding receptor-like protein EIX2 yields the protein MTKLMLLVRGAALLLCLLISQATSTSHGQASASGACIASERDALLSFKASLLDPAGRLSSWQGEDCCQWKGVRCSNRTGHLIKLNLRNIDMRDYGYATISSSRPNSSRSVSLSVGQMSSSLATLQHLRYLDLSWNDFKGTSIPVFLASLKNLRYLNLSSAGFSGRIPSQLGNLSKLQYLDLSWNSNYVDWNWNRFYIVDLAWLPRLSLLRHLDMSYVDLGSARDWFRSVNMLPSLKVLGLSSCGLNSTMSGSIPHPNLTNLEVLDMSENTFHTSLKHAWFWNLTGLKELHLSDSGLEGSIPSDLAYMTSLQVIDFSGNDLVGLIPNKLENLCNLTRMRFTGINIGSSIGEFMGRLPKCSWTTLQELSVDGTNMTGNLPIWIGNMTNLSVLQARRNILTGPLPEGVGALGNLKMLDISYNNFSGVFSKEQFASLGKLELLDLSHNKFNGVLLREHFASLGNLRLLDLSYNNFCGVLWKEHFASLGNLEKLDLSYNNFSNFLLKEYSTSLGNLRHLDFSHNKLNGVLTEEHFAGLLNLEYLDLSYNSLRLAINQKWVPPFRLKVARFQSCQLGPSFPKWLRWQSDIDVLILSDANLDDVIPDWFWVTFSRSTSLLASGNKLHGSLPEDLRHMSADHIYLGSNKFIGQVPQLPVNISRLNLSSNCLSGSLPSELNAPLLKEFLLANNQFTGMISSSICQLTGLNRLDLSGNHFTGDIIQCWKESDANSANQFGSDMLSLALNNNNFTGEFPKFLQRSSRLMFLDLSYNRLFGRLPEWLPEKMPQLKILRVRSNMFSGQIPKDITSLGSLHYLDIAHNNISGNVPSSLSNLKAMMTVVSQDTGDYIYEESIPVITKDQKRDYTFAIYQLLVVLDLSSNSLAGHVPEEITSLIGLTNLNLSKNELTGAIPNQIGDLRQLDSLDLSFNEFSGSIPSSLSALTYLSHLNLSYNNLSGAIPSGQQLQTLDNQMYIYIGNPGLCGDPVGRNCSTHDAEQSDLEDIDHMPSVYLAMSIGFVVGLWTVFCTMLMKRTWRAVFFQFVDMMYDMVYVQVAVRWAHMMEKTQDGAP from the coding sequence ATGACTAAGCTCATGCTCCTCGTCCGAGGAGCAGCACTACTGCTTTGTCTATTGATCTCCCAAGCAACATCCACTTCCCATGGCCAAGCGAGTGCGTCAGGAGCCTGCATCGCAAGCGAGCGAGATGCGCTTCTGTccttcaaggcaagcctcctggaCCCTGCTGGCCGTCTCTCGTCATGGCAGGGTGAGGATTGTTGCCAATGGAAGGGAGTCCGCTGCAGCAACAGAACGGGCCATCTCATCAAGCTCAACCTCCGCAACATCGACATGCGTGACTACGGGTACGCAACCATCTCATCAAGCCGCCCGAACAGCAGCAGATCAGTGAGCTTGTCGGTAGGTCAGATGAGCTCTTCTTTGGCTACTTTACAACACCTGAGATATCTTGATCTGAGTTGGAATGACTTCAAGGGCACAAGCATCCCTGTCTttttggcttctctcaagaacctAAGGTACCTCAACCTATCGTCGGCAGGATTCAGTGGGAGAATTCCTTCCCAACTTGGCAATCTCTCAAAGTTGCAATATCTTGATCTCAGTTGGAATTCTAATTATGTTGATTGGAATTGGAATAGGTTTTACATAGTGGATCTTGCATGGTTGCCACGTCTCTCTTTGTTGAGACATCTTGACATGAGTTATGTGGATCTTGGTTCTGCGAGGGATTGGTTTCGGAGTGTTAATATGCTTCCTTCTCTTAAAGTGCTTGGCTTGTCCAGTTGTGGACTCAACAGTACCATGTCTGGTAGTATACCACATCCCAACCTCACAAATCTCGAAGTCCTTGATATGTCCGAGAACACCTTCCACACTTCACTGAAGCACGCGTGGTTTTGGAATCTCACAGGCCTTAAAGAGCTTCACCTCTCAGATTCCGGCTTGGAAGGGTCCATTCCTAGTGATTTGGCATACATGACGTCCCTTCAAGTCATAGACTTTAGTGGGAATGATCTCGTGGGTTTGATACCAAACAAATTAGAAAATTTGTGCAATTTGACAAGGATGAGGTTCACTGGTATCAACATAGGTTCAAGCATAGGCGAGTTCATGGGGCGATTGCCAAAATGCTCATGGACTACACTGCAAGAATTGTCAGTGGATGGTACAAATATGACCGGGAATCTGCCAATTTGGATTGGGAACATGACCAATCTCAGTGTTCTTCAAGCACGTAGAAACATATTGACTGGCCCTCTGCCTGAAGGAGTTGGAGCACTGGGTAATTTAAAAATGTTGGACATCAGCTATAATAACTTCAGCGGTGTGTTCTCGAAAGAACAATTTGCAAGCTTGGGGAAATTAGAGCTTTTGGACCTCAGCCACAATAAGTTTAACGGTGTGCTCTTGAGAGAACATTTTGCAAGTTTGGGCAATTTAAGGCTTTTGGACCTCAGCTACAACAACTTCTGTGGTGTGCTCTGGAAGGAACACTTTGCAAGTTTAGGCAATTTAGAGAAATTGGACCTCAGCTATAATAACTTTAGTaattttctcttgaaagaatactCCACAAGTTTAGGTAATTTAAGGCATTTGGACTtcagccataataagctaaatggTGTGCTCACGGAGGAGCATTTTGCTGGCCTATTAAATTTAGAGTATCTTGACTTATCGTATAACTCTTTAAGATTGGCTATCAACCAAAAATGGGTCCCTCCATTCCGATTGAAGGTTGCACGTTTCCAGTCATGCCAATTGGGCCCCAGTTTCCCAAAGTGGCTTAGATGGCAATCTGACATTGATGTTCTTATTCTCAGTGATGCAAATTTGGATGATGTCATTCCTGATTGGTTTTGGGTGACATTTTCTCGATCTACGTCATTGCTAGCATCAGGAAACAAATTGCATGGATCGTTACCGGAGGATCTACGACACATGTCAGCTGACCATATATATCTTGGGTCCAATAAGTTTATAGGTCAAGTTCCACAGTTGCCTGTGAATATATCACGACTAAACCTATCTTCAAACTGTTTATCTGGGTCATTGCCATCAGAGCTAAATGCCCCACTACTGAAAGAGTTTCTGCTTGCAAACAATCAATTTACAGGCATGATCTCATCGTCTATATGCCAGTTGACAGGTCTGAATAGGTTGGACTTATCAGGAAACCATTTTACAGGAGACATTATTCAATGCTGGAAAGAATCTGATGCAAACTCAGCAAACCAATTTGGGTCTGACATGCTCAGTTTAGCCCTAAATAACAACAATTTCACTGGTGAATTCCCCAAATTTCTCCAAAGGTCATCACGATTAATGTTCCTTGATCTATCTTACAATAGGTTATTTGGAAGATTGCCAGAATGGCTGCCAGAAAAAATGCCACAATTGAAAATATTAAGAGTGAGATCGAATATGTTCAGTGGTCAAATTCCTAAGGATATCACTTCCCTTGGCAGTCTTCACTATTTGGACATTGCACACAACAACATATCAGGAAACGTACCATCGTCTTTGTCAAACCTGAAGGCAATGATGACAGTGGTTTCGCAGGACACAGGGGATTACATTTATGAAGAGAGCATCCCAGTAATCACAAAGGACCAAAAGCGTGACTACACCTTTGCAATCTACCAGCTATTGGTAGTTCTTGATTTGTCAAGTAATAGTTTGGCAGGACATGTCCCAGAGGAGATAACTTCACTCATTGGGCTTACCAATCTGAACCTGTCAAAGAATGAACTCACCGGAGCAATCCCAAACCAAATCGGTGATTTAAGGCAGTTGGACTCACTCGACCTATCCTTCAATGAGTTTTCTGGTTCAataccatcaagtttgtcagcttTAACTTATTTGAGCCACTTGAACTTGTCATACAACAATCTGTCCGGTGCAATACCATCCGGACAACAGCTACAAACTCTTGATAATCAGATGTATATCTACATCGGTAACCCTGGTCTTTGTGGAGATCCTGTCGGCAGGAACTGCTCAACACATGATGCAGAGCAAAGTGACCTCGAAGATATAGATCATATGCCATCTGTTTATCTTGCCATGAGCATTGGATTTGTGGTGGGTCTGTGGACAGTTTTCTGCACCATGTTGATGAAGAGAACATGGAGGGCTGTCTTCTTCCAGTTTGTTGACATGATGTATGACATGGTTTATGTGCAAGTGGCTGTAAGGTGGGCTCACATGATGGAGAAAACTCAAGACGGTGCACCATGA